The following proteins are co-located in the Pomacea canaliculata isolate SZHN2017 linkage group LG10, ASM307304v1, whole genome shotgun sequence genome:
- the LOC112574562 gene encoding ras-related protein Rab-3 isoform X3, with amino-acid sequence MRQDGLVQMASASDSKWQKDAADQNFDYMFKLLIIGNSSVGKTSFLFRYADDSFTSAFVSTVGIDFKVKTVFRQDKRVKLQIWDTAGQERYRTITTAYYRGAMGFILMYDVTNEESFNAVQDWCTQIKTYSWDNAQVVLVGNKCDLEDERVVSAERGKQLADQLGLEFFETSAKENINVKAVFERLVDIICDKMSESLDSDPTLVSNTTKATRLTENPNMQSNSCAC; translated from the exons atgGCATCAGCAAGTGATTCCAAGTGGCAGAAGGATGCTGCAGACCAGAACTTTGACTACATGTTCAAACTTTTGATAATTGGAAACAGCAGTGTGGGAAAGACTTCCTTTCTCTTCCGATATGCAGACGATTCTTTCACATCAGCCTTTGTCAGTACAGTTGGTATTGATTTCAAAGTAAAAACAGTCTTCAGACAAGACAAGCGGGTGAAATTACAGATATGG GACACTGCTGGGCAGGAGAGGTACAGAACAATAACGACTGCTTATTATCGTGGTGCTATGGGATTTATTCTCATGTATGATGTGACCAATGAGGAGTCCTTCAATGCAGTTCAAGACTG GTGCACTCAGATCAAGACGTACTCCTGGGATAATGCGCAGGTTGTCTTAGTGGGCAACAAGTGCGACTTGGAGGATGAGCGGGTTGTGTCAGCAGAGAGAGGGAAACAGTTGGCAGATCAACTAG GTCTGGAGTTCTTTGAAACTTCAGCCAAGGAGAACATCAATGTGAAGGCAGTGTTTGAGCGACTGGTGGATATCATCTGCGATAAGATGTCGGAGTCCCTTGACTCTGACCCAACATTGGTTTCCAACACCACCAAGGCAACACGACTGACGGAAAATCCTAACATGCAGAGTAACAGCTGTGCTTGCTGA
- the LOC112574562 gene encoding ras-related protein Rab-3 isoform X4, protein MASASDSKWQKDAADQNFDYMFKLLIIGNSSVGKTSFLFRYADDSFTSAFVSTVGIDFKVKTVFRQDKRVKLQIWDTAGQERYRTITTAYYRGAMGFILMYDVTNEESFNAVQDWCTQIKTYSWDNAQVVLVGNKCDLEDERVVSAERGKQLADQLGLEFFETSAKENINVKAVFERLVDIICDKMSESLDSDPTLVSNTTKATRLTENPNMQSNSCAC, encoded by the exons atgGCATCAGCAAGTGATTCCAAGTGGCAGAAGGATGCTGCAGACCAGAACTTTGACTACATGTTCAAACTTTTGATAATTGGAAACAGCAGTGTGGGAAAGACTTCCTTTCTCTTCCGATATGCAGACGATTCTTTCACATCAGCCTTTGTCAGTACAGTTGGTATTGATTTCAAAGTAAAAACAGTCTTCAGACAAGACAAGCGGGTGAAATTACAGATATGG GACACTGCTGGGCAGGAGAGGTACAGAACAATAACGACTGCTTATTATCGTGGTGCTATGGGATTTATTCTCATGTATGATGTGACCAATGAGGAGTCCTTCAATGCAGTTCAAGACTG GTGCACTCAGATCAAGACGTACTCCTGGGATAATGCGCAGGTTGTCTTAGTGGGCAACAAGTGCGACTTGGAGGATGAGCGGGTTGTGTCAGCAGAGAGAGGGAAACAGTTGGCAGATCAACTAG GTCTGGAGTTCTTTGAAACTTCAGCCAAGGAGAACATCAATGTGAAGGCAGTGTTTGAGCGACTGGTGGATATCATCTGCGATAAGATGTCGGAGTCCCTTGACTCTGACCCAACATTGGTTTCCAACACCACCAAGGCAACACGACTGACGGAAAATCCTAACATGCAGAGTAACAGCTGTGCTTGCTGA